The Metabacillus litoralis genome contains a region encoding:
- a CDS encoding IS110 family transposase, translated as MNYTQNHKISQITPSTLIVGIDIAKDKHVARAQDDRGIEFGKRLIFENRMHGFQKLVNWAEALRKENAKDHVILGVEPTGHYWFSLAYFLVAKGYDFVVVNPMHVKKSKELDDNSPTKNDTKDARVIAQLIKDGRYSVPNLLDGVYAELREGVKLRDQLTKQLMTTEGRIQNHIQRYFPEFFDVFGDWEGKAAFCTLRLFPFPSQIKELSPEEVLMKWKPYVQRGVGIKRATKLVEAARKSIGIQIGIQFAKRELDYLLDQYKLYKQQVEQLDTELEALVETLPGAKQMMEISGLGSTTIALFFSEVGDITKYSHPQQLVNLAGLSLREHSSGKFKGQTRITKRGRSRLRRALYLAIRPLVAHNPTFKALHQYYTTRSEKPLKKQQSLIALCCKLLRVLFVIGQKQCEFDGSKLVSGLPKKHLLQAA; from the coding sequence ATGAATTATACACAAAATCACAAAATCTCTCAAATTACACCTTCAACTCTTATTGTTGGCATTGATATTGCCAAAGACAAACACGTTGCACGTGCTCAAGATGACCGAGGCATCGAGTTCGGGAAACGCTTGATCTTTGAAAATCGAATGCATGGCTTTCAAAAACTAGTGAATTGGGCAGAAGCTCTTCGGAAGGAAAATGCAAAGGATCACGTCATTCTTGGCGTAGAACCTACTGGTCATTACTGGTTTAGTCTAGCTTATTTTTTAGTAGCTAAAGGATACGATTTCGTCGTCGTAAACCCTATGCACGTTAAGAAAAGTAAAGAGCTTGACGACAATTCCCCTACTAAAAATGATACTAAGGATGCCCGTGTCATTGCACAGTTGATTAAGGATGGCCGATACTCTGTACCAAACCTCTTAGATGGTGTTTATGCCGAATTAAGAGAAGGCGTCAAATTACGAGATCAGCTTACTAAACAACTGATGACAACAGAAGGACGCATCCAAAACCATATTCAACGCTATTTTCCTGAATTCTTTGATGTGTTTGGAGACTGGGAAGGAAAAGCAGCCTTTTGTACGTTGCGATTGTTTCCGTTTCCTTCTCAAATTAAAGAACTATCACCGGAAGAGGTGTTGATGAAGTGGAAGCCATATGTTCAACGAGGAGTGGGAATTAAGCGAGCAACGAAGCTAGTAGAAGCTGCTCGAAAGAGTATTGGGATACAAATTGGTATTCAGTTTGCCAAGCGAGAATTAGATTATCTACTTGACCAGTATAAGTTATATAAACAACAGGTAGAACAATTAGATACGGAGCTTGAAGCTCTAGTGGAAACACTTCCGGGAGCTAAACAAATGATGGAGATATCAGGATTGGGGTCTACCACAATCGCTTTATTCTTCTCAGAAGTAGGTGACATTACAAAGTACAGTCACCCCCAACAGCTAGTTAATTTAGCTGGGCTCTCATTACGAGAACACAGCTCAGGTAAATTTAAAGGTCAAACTCGGATAACCAAGAGAGGGCGAAGCCGTCTACGACGAGCCTTATATTTGGCTATTCGTCCACTAGTCGCCCATAATCCAACGTTTAAGGCCTTGCATCAATACTATACAACACGGTCTGAAAAGCCGTTAAAAAAGCAACAGTCACTCATTGCCTTGTGTTGTAAGCTACTACGTGTGTTGTTTGTCATTGGACAAAAACAATGTGAGTTTGATGGATCTAAACTAGTAAGTGGATTACCTAAAAAACATTTATTACAGGCTGCTTAA
- a CDS encoding heavy metal translocating P-type ATPase, whose product MSDKCCSSKEKDRLEDIESTSCCSGDSKVEETTSCCSSNTKVVENTTSCCSSNKEGSTNQNTIIKGEKAEYRIYGMDCPSCGLTIEKGLRGLKDIQEAKVNYNTAKLTVVGMNHSAFDKIESEVKKLGFTVEPLKQNKNLRIYNVEGMDCGSCAKSIEKHLNTIASVKDVSVNFSTGKMKVEHENSVDDIISEVSKIGFKASLNSNDRQSNQTPQKKEGYGYITLSGILILLGFIGSFTGISGLMTTILYAAAMFISGYKPVKSAFYSIKSRSLDMNVLMSAAAIGAALIGEWLEGATVVWLFALGTTLQNMSIEKTRNSIRNLMDLAPSEAWIKVGSELKKKPVEEISVGDILVIKPGEKIPLDGKIIKGESSINQAPITGESIVVDKETGDTVYAGTINENGSLEVSVTKLVEDTTIAKIIHLVEEAQEQKAPTQAFVDKFANIYTPIVFLLALVIMVIPPLFGYGTYGEWFYKGLELLVVACPCALVISTPVAIVSAIGNAAKNGILIKGGTFLERAGSITAIAFDKTGTLTEGKPKVSNIKSFTTSEEELLSIALTLENYSTHPIAKTIVEYTTNKGIQPKEAEAFKSIVGKGVQATINNEIFYAGNARLFEELNIPLNTVVSEVRDIQSKGKTVVIIGTQHEILGVISVADTIRTTTVNALNGLKQVGVKEVVMLTGDHEGTAKMISKEASVSRYFAELLPEDKVNAIKQLQKEGHMVAMVGDGINDAPALATADLGIAMGGAGTDTAMETADIVLMADNLEKLPHTIHLSRKALTIIKQNIWFSIIIKIVALVLIFPGYLTLWLAVLSDTGAAIIVILNALRLLKVK is encoded by the coding sequence TGTGGTTTAACGATTGAAAAAGGTTTAAGAGGCTTAAAAGACATTCAAGAGGCAAAGGTCAATTACAATACAGCAAAGCTGACAGTCGTTGGAATGAATCACTCTGCATTTGACAAAATTGAAAGTGAAGTGAAAAAGCTAGGATTCACAGTCGAACCGTTAAAGCAGAACAAAAATCTTCGAATATATAACGTCGAGGGCATGGACTGTGGAAGCTGTGCTAAAAGTATTGAAAAACATCTTAACACAATTGCTAGTGTGAAAGATGTGAGTGTTAACTTTTCGACGGGAAAAATGAAGGTTGAGCACGAAAACAGTGTAGATGATATTATTTCTGAGGTTTCTAAAATTGGCTTTAAGGCATCCCTTAATTCTAATGATCGTCAATCTAATCAAACACCTCAAAAGAAAGAAGGATATGGGTACATTACCCTTTCTGGGATATTAATCTTACTCGGTTTTATTGGATCTTTCACGGGTATTTCAGGTCTAATGACTACAATCTTATATGCTGCAGCGATGTTTATAAGTGGCTATAAACCTGTTAAAAGTGCGTTTTATTCGATTAAAAGTCGTTCTTTAGACATGAACGTGTTAATGTCTGCTGCAGCAATTGGAGCGGCACTTATTGGTGAGTGGCTAGAAGGAGCAACTGTTGTTTGGTTGTTTGCTTTAGGAACCACTCTACAAAATATGTCGATTGAGAAAACAAGAAATTCGATTCGTAACTTGATGGATTTGGCACCTTCTGAAGCTTGGATTAAAGTAGGATCAGAGTTAAAGAAAAAGCCAGTAGAAGAAATATCGGTTGGAGATATTCTTGTTATAAAACCTGGTGAGAAAATTCCGTTGGATGGAAAAATAATCAAAGGTGAGTCCAGTATCAATCAGGCGCCTATTACGGGCGAATCAATTGTAGTTGATAAAGAAACTGGAGACACCGTTTATGCAGGTACGATAAATGAAAATGGATCACTTGAAGTAAGTGTAACCAAGTTAGTAGAAGACACAACGATCGCGAAAATTATTCATTTGGTAGAGGAAGCACAAGAGCAAAAAGCTCCTACACAAGCGTTTGTGGATAAATTTGCAAATATTTATACACCAATTGTCTTTCTATTAGCATTAGTTATTATGGTGATTCCTCCTTTATTTGGTTATGGAACCTACGGCGAATGGTTTTACAAAGGCCTTGAGCTATTAGTTGTAGCTTGTCCTTGTGCACTGGTCATTTCAACGCCTGTTGCGATTGTTTCAGCCATTGGTAATGCGGCTAAAAACGGGATTCTTATTAAGGGCGGAACATTTTTAGAAAGAGCAGGTAGCATTACAGCGATCGCCTTTGATAAAACAGGAACATTGACTGAAGGAAAGCCAAAAGTTTCAAACATTAAATCGTTTACTACCTCAGAAGAAGAATTATTATCTATTGCGTTAACATTAGAAAACTATTCAACACATCCTATTGCAAAAACAATTGTTGAATACACAACTAACAAAGGAATTCAACCTAAAGAAGCAGAAGCGTTTAAAAGCATCGTCGGCAAAGGTGTTCAAGCAACTATTAACAATGAGATATTCTACGCGGGTAATGCTAGGCTTTTTGAGGAACTAAATATTCCATTAAATACAGTTGTTTCTGAAGTGAGGGATATTCAAAGCAAAGGAAAAACAGTAGTGATCATTGGTACACAGCACGAAATTCTAGGAGTTATTTCGGTTGCTGATACAATTCGAACTACCACTGTGAATGCATTAAATGGATTAAAGCAAGTAGGAGTTAAAGAAGTTGTCATGCTTACCGGTGATCATGAAGGGACAGCGAAAATGATTTCTAAAGAAGCTAGTGTTAGCCGTTATTTTGCCGAGCTATTACCTGAAGACAAAGTAAATGCAATTAAGCAGTTACAAAAAGAAGGTCATATGGTAGCCATGGTAGGAGATGGCATTAATGATGCACCAGCACTTGCAACTGCAGATTTAGGAATTGCTATGGGCGGAGCAGGCACAGATACTGCGATGGAAACAGCAGATATAGTGTTAATGGCAGATAATCTTGAAAAGCTTCCACACACAATTCATTTAAGTAGAAAAGCATTGACCATTATTAAACAAAATATTTGGTTTTCTATTATAATAAAAATCGTTGCTTTAGTCTTAATCTTTCCAGGTTATCTAACACTTTGGTTAGCCGTATTAAGTGATACTGGAGCCGCAATTATCGTTATTTTAAATGCTTTACGTCTCTTAAAGGTCAAATAA